CAATACGGGTGGGAGCAAAAAATTTACGCCAGGCGTGCAGGTTCGTGCCAGCTTCCGCGCTGAGCAGGCTGTTGCCTTGCCCATTGGGGATCTGGCGGATGAATGATTTCCTTGTCATCTTTATGGCGGTGCTTCTGGCATTGCTGTTACAGCCTCTTATACAAAAGAAAGCTGGCGGGCTTTGGTCATCTGTCTCTGCCATCAATTTTGTGCGCAGAAACGGTCCTTTTATCTCGCTTTACTTGATCATTGCGGTCGTTGCCTGGATTGTCTTCATGATCGTTCTGCCGCAGCTCTATATGGTGGATTTTTCGTTTCGCCATAACCTGCCTCTTGCAGAAATTGGCGGACCGAATGACGTTCATACCGTAAAGAATTATGAATATCTGATTTTTGGCCGTCAGACAGACGAAGAATGGCTGAACTGGCTTCATCTGACAGTATTTTTGAAAACCATGCTTGCCAGCATCTTTGTCACCTTACTGGATTTGGCGATTTGTTACCCGATGGCTTACTATATGGCTCAGGTGGCAAAAGGGGGGCAAGCCCGGCTGTTAATTCTGGCTTTAGTCGTTCCGTTCTGGGTCAATGAAATCTTGCGGGCTTTCGCATTCCGAATTTTGTTCGGTACTGGCGGTGTGATTAACAATTTCCTGATTTACCTTGGTGTTTGGGATGAGCCCTTTGATTTCCTGCGGGCTGACATCGGCCTGTATGCCGGGTTAAGTTACGCGTATATCCTGTTGATGATCTTTCCAATTTTTAATGCCATTGAAAGTCTTGATCATAATCAGGTGGAGGCTGCCCGCGATCTGGGGTCTCCATGGTGGCGCATTCACTGGCGGGTGGTTATTCCGCACGCAAAACCCGGAATTGCTTCGGCCTGTACGATGGTTTTCATGTTGTCCGCCGGGGCATTGGCAGCCCCGCAGATATTGGGCGGGCCGAGTAGTCTGTGGTTCACGCAAGTGATCTATCAGTGGTTTAACACAGGTGGCAACTGGCCGCAGGGATCAGCCTATGCGTTTGTTCTTTTGATTGCCTGTATCGCGTTTGTCATGACAGTGATGAAGATCTTTAAAGTATCGCTTGGGGAGATTACAAAATGACCTCCCGAACAGTGATGCGTTTAATGGTTCTCTTCTATATCATTCTGTTTTTCGGCTACCTTTTTGGTCCGCTGATCATGATGGGGGTGACCGCCTTCAATGCCACATCCTTTCCGCAAGTAACACCTTGGGAGGGGTTTACAACAGAGTGGTTCGTGCAACTGCTGAATGATGATCAAATGATGGATGGTTTGGTCAACAGCCTTTGGATTGGTTTCGGGGTGGTCTGTTTATCCGTCCCCATTGGGCTGGCTGCGGCACTTATGATGACACAGATATACGAACGGGTTCGCCCCTATTATTACATGGTGGTTGTGTCGCCTGTTCTGACACCTGGTGTTATTTTGGGAATATCGACGCTGGTTTTCTGGGATCGAATGGGCACCGCGGTCAATGCGGAATATGAAAGCCTGTTTTATAACGGAATGTGGTTGACGATTGTTGGTCAATCGACCTTTATTTCGGCGTATTGCATGCTGGTGTTTCTTGCCCGCTTGGCCCGTTTTGATAAAACACAGGAAGAAGCGGCGCTTGATCTGGGGGCAACCCATGTTCAGGTTTTTTGGAAAATTATGGTGCCGTTTTTGCGGCCTGCTATTTTTTCAGCGGCGGTGCTGGCGTTTCTGACATCATTTGAAAACTACAATACGACCGTTTTCACCATTCAGGCGGAAAGCACCCTGACAACCGTCTTGGCCGGTAAAGTTCGGATGGGTACCCAGCCTGATCTGAGTGCCCTTGCGGTGATCATCATCTGTGTCACGCTAACCGGGGCTTTGATCCATGAATTCCTGAAGCAAAAAGAAAGACTGGCTCAGGTTCGGCAGGAAAAAGCGGCCAAGGCGGCTGATCGGGAGCTTGCTGATACGATGGGACTTTAAATTTGAAAGGGCGTGCGTATAGTACGCCCTTTCTGATTATTTAGTGAGTATGGTCCCATGACGCAGATTACGTATCGATTTGCAAAAGATTCTGATGCAGAAGGCTTAATTGCTTTGGTCGCGCAATGTTATGCAGAATATGAAGGGTGTATTTTGGATGTTGACGGTGAAGAGCCGCAATATCGATCCATTGCGTCGTTTTTTGCCGATAATGGCGGACTTTTCTGGGTTGCCGAACAGGGCGGCAAAATCGTTGGTTCTGTGGGATTTGCGCCAAAAAAAGAAACTGCGGAACTCAAGCATTTGTATGTGGACAGTAATGTCCGCCGTCAGGGGCTGGCCAGTTCTCTTTGTCAATTGGTGGAAGATGCCGTTCAGGAACGCGGTTTGCCGACGCTATATCTGTGGACAGATACACGTTTCGAGAACGCACACCGTTTATATGAAAAACGAGGATTTATCGGGGGCGCAGTAACCCGAACTCTGTCAGATTTAAGTCAATCCGTTGAATATTATTATGAGAAGGCTTTGCGACCTTCATAAATTGGTGTATGACAACTTTCCCGATTTTGGGATGATGACTATTGGAAATGGGACATGGACTACCCGATTAAAAATGTGGACGATCTGTCGATAGACGCGCTGGGCATTACATTGGATGACCAAGGGCGATTTGACATTTTGATCAAAGATTATTCGCATAGTTTAACCGGCGGCGAGCTGCTTGAAGAGATGAAAGACCAGCTTGACGTGCGTGGCTCAGTTCGAAATGCATTGCTTAGAAAAGCCCAGAAGGAAATTCTGTCAGGGATCAAGCGAGGCCGCTACCGAATGGATGAAGAGCAGCTTGAGACGTTCGACCTTAATATTTTGATCTGGTTCGCAGACAAAAGCTTAAAAGGCGAACATATTCCTTATTTGGTACAGAAGTAATTCTAGAGGGCAGGAAAAATAAACCTGCAAACCCGTCATGACGAATGTAAACAAAAAAATCAAAGCCGGTATTCTTGGTGCAAGCGGATATACAGGTGCAGAAGCAATGCGGTTGCTTCTTCGGCATCCGGGTGTTGACGTTATTCTGCTGACAGCCGATCGAAAAGCGGGTCAGTCTGTTGAGGAAGTCTACCCTCATTTGGGGGGCTACGGTCTTCCGGATATGATCTCTGTGTCAGAGGCTGACTGGACAACTGTTGATGTTGTCTTCTGTGGATTGCCCCACGGAACGACACAGGAAATCATTGCGACCTTGCCCGCCTCTGTAAAAGTTGTCGATCTGTCGGCTGACTTCCGGTTGCGTGATCCGGATACCTATGCTGAATGGTATGGGCATACGCATCAGGCGATGGATTTGCAAAAAGAGGCCGTTTACGGGCTGACTGAGTTTAATCGGGATGACGTTAAAAACGCACGTCTTGTTGCATGTCCTGGTTGTTATCCGACCGCTGTGTTGCTGGCGATGGTGCCTTTGGTGGCGGCAGGTCTCATTGATCCCAAAGATCTGGTGATTGACGCCAAGTCAGGAGTGACGGGTGCAGGCCGGGGATTAAAGCAGAATACACTCTTCAGTGAAGCAGGTGAGGGCCTTAGCCCCTACAGCGTTGCGAAACATCGTCATGCTCCAGAAATCGAGCAGGAAATTGCCAAAGCGGTTGGTGTGCCGGCGAACGATATTCGGGTGAATTTTGTCCCCCATCTGGTGCCAATGAGCCGGGGTGAATTGGTGACATGCCACGTTAAATTGAGCGAAGGGAAAACCGCAGCAGATTTGAAGAAACATTTCCAATCTGTTTTTGAAAACGAGCCGTTTGTTCGGGTGTTGTCAGAAAATGCTGTCCCGCAAACCCAAATGGTGCGTGGATCGAACCTGTGTGTGATCAATGTTTTTGAAGATCGCATTCCCGGTCGGGCCACGGTTATTGCATCGATTGATAATCTGGTAAAAGGATCCAGCGGGCAAGCCGTTCAAAATATGAACTTGATGTTCGGTTTTGACGAAACGCTAGGCTTGGAACAGGCGCCACTTTTCCCATAAAAGGAGATCCCGGCAATGACAACCAATATTCTTTCTTTTAAGGGGATTACCCCTGACATTGATGGCAGTGTGTATATCGCACCGTCCGCCGACGTAATCGGCGATGTTGTGATCGGTGAGAAATCAAGCGTCTGGTTTAATTGTGTTATTCGCGGTGATGTGAATTACATTCGCATCGGTAAGCGAAGCAATATTCAGGACGGTACAGTTATCCATGTGTCAAACGGAACCCATCCGACCATTATTGGGGATGATGTTCTGGTGGGTCACAACTGCATTATTCATGGTTGTACGCTTGAAAATGGCAGCTTTGTCGGGATGGGGGCAACCGTTCTGGATGGCGCCGTTGTCGAAACAGGGGCGATGGTTGCAGCCGGGGCCTTGCTGACTCCGAATAAGCGGGTGCCAACAGGGCAGCTTTGGGGCGGAACACCCGCCAAGTTTATCCGAGATTTAACGGAAGATCAGCAAGCGAACCTAACCAGTGGCGCCCATCATTATGCGGAATTGGCGCAGGTCTATAAATCAGAAGCTGAAGATTAATCCGCTTCTGATTTGCCAGATTTGGCAATCATCTTCACATAGGATCCTGGCGCATCTTCAATCGGCTTGAGCTTTCCTTTTGCCGGATCCCGGGCTGCCACTTTTGGCCCTGATTTTTTGGACAACCATTTGTCCCAGTGTGGCCACCATGATCCAGGGACTTCCTGGGCATCTTCCATCCAATCCTTTGCTGTATCGTATTTCTTTTTATTGTTACCGATCCAGTGTTGATACTTGTTTGCATCAGGATGATTGATGACACCTGCAATATGGCCTGATCCTGCCAGCATAAATTCAGACGGGCCGCTCATTAGCTTGGTCGCCTTGAAGACCGATTCAAACGGGGAAATATGGTCTTCTTTACTGGCTTGAACGAAAATCGGAATTTTTACTTTTGAAAGATCAATTTTCTGGCCGCCCAGTGTCAGACCGCCAGGCTCTTTCAACAGATTACGCTGATACATGTTCCGAAGATAGAAACTATGCATTTTCGGCGGCATGTTGGTCGTGTCGCAATTCCAGAACAATAGATCAAACGGGAAGGGATCTTTACCCATCAAATAGTTGTTGATGACGAAGGACCAAATAAGGTCGTTGGAACGCAGCATGTTGAAGGTTGTTGCCATGTTCCGGCCTTCAAGAAAACCGGCCGCTTCCATTTTACGCTCAATCATCAGGATTTGTTCTTCATCCGTGAAGAGCAGTAACTCGCCCGCATCTTCAAAATCCATTTGTGCGGCAAAGAAGGTGCAGGCTGTAATTCGGTTCTCCCCGATCGCCGCCAGATAGGCCAGCGTCGCAGACATCAAGGTGCCGCCAATGCAATACCCAATTGCGGACACTTCTTTCTCGCCTGTTGTTTCTTCGATCGCATCCAGTGCCGCAAGGATGCCTTCGGACATGTAGTCTTCAAAATTCCGATCAATGTGGCGTTCATCCGGATTAACCCATGAGATGATGAAGACCGTATACCCCTTATCTACGCACCATTTGATAAAGGAATTTTCTTCCTTCAGATCCAGAATATAAAATTTGTTAATCCACGGAGGTGTGATGAGCAACGGCTTTTTATATACTTTCTCGGTTGTTGGAGAATATTGCAGAAGCTGCATCATTTCATTTTGGTAAACCACTTTACCAGGCGTCACCGCAATATTTTTACCTACTTCAAAAACGCCGTCCGGGACCATTCTGGGATTAAGCTGACCTTTTCCTTTTTTCAGGTCTTCAAGAAGGTTTTCCAACCCCTTGACCAAATTCTCTCCTTTGCTCTCCACCGTTTTTTTCAACACGTCCGGATTGGACCAGAAAAAATTGCTGGGTGAAAGAGCGTCGGTGAATTGTTTTGTATAGAAGTCAACTTTCTGGCGGGACTGATCATCCATGCCGTCCACATCGGCGACCGTGTCATTAATCCACTTCGAGGTCAGCAGATAGGTTTGCTTGATATAATCGAAAAGCTGGTTCTTGCTCCATTCCTCAGACCGGAAGCGTTTATCCCCTTTTTCCGGCTCGATGACCGGCTCCACAGTATCCCCGGTCGCTGCCGTTGCCATATTTTGCCATATATTCATGTAGCCCTGCCAAAGTTCGGTCTGGGCCTGCATCAATTTGGTTGGATCTTCAGTCATCTTCCGGGACAGATCCAAAAAGGCGCCGCCGATATTAAAAGGGTCAGGGTCGAATTCCGCATTTTTCTGGCTGTTGTAAAACTCAGTCATCAAATCCTGACTTTTCTGGCTGATCCGCATCAGGTTCTCAGAAAACTCCTTGGATGTTTCGAGCAACTCACCTGTTTGGAGTGTTTCGTTTTTTTCTGGCATGGTGCGCACTCCTGTTTATTGTGTTCGTTATCGACTAATATAGGGCTAGTGTAACAAATGGTCTTTTTTTAACATCCAAAAAAAGAAATTTAGGGAGTAATTTTTTTCTAGTGTGTCGAAATGATTGCGGAAATCTCCCCTATATGCTTTAAGTTATTCAGAATTTAATGAAAATAGCGCGCAGGACGTGATTCCCGGTGTGCATGGGTCCAACCCGAATAATTGATGCAGGTACAGGCTATAAGAAATGGTGATAAAGCAAATCTCCCCTTCATTGGACGGAAATGCAATTAAGAAACATGTTTCAAAACTGACAGTCGCAACATCAATGTTGGTTTTGGCTGGTTGTTCGACACCTGATTGGGTCAATCCGGGAACTTGGTTTGATGGCGGGGATGGTGACGCGAAACGCCCTGAGCAAATTGCTCAACCGGAAAGCGAATATCCGAAACTCGGTGATGTGCCGGACGAAGCAGGAAAAACTGTTTCCGTTCAGGAAGCCCGAGACATCGAAGAAGGATTGAAAGCGGACCGCGAAAACGCACAATATACAGACGAGCAGTTGCGGGCGGATACCTCGCAGCAGCCGGTTCCTCGGCCGCCTGCGCCTGTCGCACCGGTAGCGCCCGCAGCACCGGCCTCTGGTCCTGCAGCTACTGCGGCACCGAGCCCCTCTGTAAATGCGACTCCTATTCCGCAGCCTGGACAGGTTCCAGTTTCATCTGCACCAGGCCAGCCGGGTGTTAAATTGATGCCAAATGGTGCCCCGGTGACAACACAAAATCAGGCGTATGCCCAGATTGCTCCCGGAACAGGAACAACGGTTATCAGTGGAGCGGGTGTCAATAATGTTTTCCAGCGTCAGTTGGCTGCCTCCGCCGCAACGACAACGACATTGCCGGCAAACACACAGTTTCAAAGCTACCCTGTCCAGCCAATTGGAAATTCTGCTGTTGCAGTCTCTCCGATCGTTCGGGATACCTATAATACACCGGTTGCCTTGGGATATGGCAATGCTGTGAACGGCAATCATGGTGTGGCTGTCGCAGGGCGCACCGGATCTGCGGCCGGTGTAAAACCGGATGCCGTCATTTACTTTGAAACCGGCTCTTCGCGTATTGGCGCAGGGGACAGAAGTAAGTTGGCGCAGATTGCGTCGCTTCAAAAACAAACGGGCGCTATGCTTCGCGTCGTCGGACATGCGTCCGGCCGAACCCGCGAGCTTCCTCTTGAGCGCCATTTGATGGTCAACTTGCGGATGTCGCAGGAGCGGTCCAGTGCGGTTGTCACAAGCCTGATTAACCTCGGTGTCGATTCTTCAAAAATTATTGTTGAATCCGTCAGTGATCAGGCCCCGGTAACACGAGAAACAATGCCAAGTACGGAAGCACAAAACAGGCGGACGGAAATCTTCCTCGTAAAATAACGCGGCATCGTATAAATAAATCTTTATCCAACTGCCTGGCGTGCTCAGAAGAGGTTTTCATCCTTCTGACGCGGCGGGCAGAAATTTATCATAACAAGAGAAAAGGCCAATGAATCCGGAATTCCACCGCATTAAAAGACTGCCCCCTTATGTGTTTGAAGAAGTCAATCGTATGAAAGCAGCAGCCCGAGCGGCCGGAGAAGATATTATTGACCTTGGTATGGGAAACCCTGATACGCCAACCCCACAGCACATCGTTGACAAGCTTGTGGAGACTGTACAGGACGGGCGGACCCACAGATATTCTACCAGCCGCGGAATACCGGGGCTTAGAAAAGCCAACGCAGCATACTACAAGCGACGTTTCGGCGTTGATATTGATCCGGAAACGGAAACAATTGCGACTTTGGGCTCCAAGGAAGGGCTTGCCAATCTGGCAATGGCTATTACGACCCCCGGGGATGTGATCCTTTCGCCAAATCCAAGTTATCCTATTCATCCATATGGCTTCATAATTGCCGGAGCCGTTGTCCGACACTTTGAAGTCGGTCCGGACATCGATTTCTTTGAAGCCTTGGAACGTGGAATGCAGCATTGCATCCCCACACCCACCTGTTTGATTTTGAACTTTCCATCTAATCCGACAGCGATGACCGTGGATCTGGCATTTTATGCAAAAGTTGTCGAGTATGCGAAGAAGCACGGCATGTATATTTTGTCAGATCTGGCATATGCAGAAATCTATTTCGGTGACGAAAAGCCGCCATCCATCCTGCAGGTAGAAGGCGCCCGTGACATTGCCGTTGAATTTACGTCCTTGTCCAAGACCTATTCCATGCCCGGATGGCGAATGGGATTTGCAACCGGGAACAAGAAACTGATCGCGGCACTGACCCGCATCAAATCATATCTTGATTATGGCGCATTTACGCCCATTCAGGTTGCGGCAACTGCGGCGTTGAACGGTCCGCAGGATTGCGTTCAGGAAGCCCGTGACATGTACCGCGTTCGGCGTGATGTTATGATTAGTGGCATGGCGGCGGCGGGATGGTCAATTCCTTCTCCCGAGGCAACGATGTTTGCCTGGGCACCAATTCCAGAACCGTTTAAAGAAATGAAAAGCCTCGAATTCTCCAAGCTGTTGCTGCAGGAAGCGAAAGTGGCGGTTGCGCCCGGGCTGGGGTTTGGCGAGCATGGGGATGGCTTTGTCCGGATCGCTATTGTAGAAAACGAACAGCGTATCCGTCAGGCATGCCGGAATGTTAAGAAATTCATGGCTGATGCGGATAAGCATCTAGCTGCCTTCAAATCCAGATAATATGGCAAGAATTATGAAAGTTGGTATTGCAGGTCTTGGAACAGTTGGTGTCGGCGTCATAAAGGTGCTTCGTCAACATCGTCAGCTCCTCAGTGATCGTAGCGGCAGTGATTTTGAAATCGTAGCCGTCTCCGGGCGTGACCGATCGAAAGATCGTGGCGTGTCGCTTGAAGGGCTTACCTGGTATGACAATGCTGTTGACATCGCATCAGATCCGAATGTTGACCTTGTTGTTGAATTGATCGGCGGTAGTGAAGGGGTTGCTAAAGATTTGTGCGAAGCGGCCCTTAACCTCGGAAAGCCCGTTGTAACGGCCAATAAGGCGTTGCTTGCAGTGCATGGGCAGCAATTGGCGAAACTTGCCGAAGGCAAAAAAACAACCTTGGCGTATGAAGCGGCCGTTGCTGGCGGCATTCCTATCGTCAAAGCCATGCGCGAAGGGTTGGCAGGCAATGCCATCAGCCGCGTTTATGGCATCTTGAACGGAACCTGCAATTATATCCTCACCGAAATGGAAGAAACTGGCGGCGACTTTAGCGCTATCCTGTCAGAAGCTCAGGCTTTGGGATATGCCGAAGCAGATCCGAGTTTCGACGTGGATGGTGTCGATGCCGCGCATAAACTGGCGATCTTGACCAGTCTGGCTTTTGGAACTCCGGTCGATTTTGACAGTGTTTATATTGAAGGTATCCGGGAAGTTTCAGCGTTGGATATTTCCCTTGCAAAAGAATTCGGGTATCGCATTCGATTGCTGGGTGTTGCAAGAAAAACGGATAAGGGAATTGAGCAGCGCGTTCATCCTTGCATGGTGCGCCAGGATACGCCAATTGCCAATGTCTCGGGCGTTTTTAATGCGGTTGTCGCGGAAGGTGATTTTGTCGACACGACCGTTTATGAAGGACGCGGTGCGGGCGAGGGACCGACAGCGTCTGCTGTGGTTGCGGACATTGTTGATATTGGCGCGGCGCGCACATCGCCTACATTTGGTATTCCAGTCGATAAAATGGTATCTATCCCGGCAGTGCCTGTCGAACAGCATGTCGGTTGCTATTATGTGCGATTAAACGTATTTGATCGACCGGGTGTGATCGCGGATATTTCTGCTGTTTTCCGCGACGAAAAAGTGTCTATTGAAAGCTTATTACAAAGGGGGAGAGCGCCTGAAGAGGCCGTCTCAGTCGTTTTGACAACCCACGAG
This region of Sneathiella aquimaris genomic DNA includes:
- a CDS encoding GNAT family N-acetyltransferase, with the protein product MTQITYRFAKDSDAEGLIALVAQCYAEYEGCILDVDGEEPQYRSIASFFADNGGLFWVAEQGGKIVGSVGFAPKKETAELKHLYVDSNVRRQGLASSLCQLVEDAVQERGLPTLYLWTDTRFENAHRLYEKRGFIGGAVTRTLSDLSQSVEYYYEKALRPS
- a CDS encoding ABC transporter permease produces the protein MTSRTVMRLMVLFYIILFFGYLFGPLIMMGVTAFNATSFPQVTPWEGFTTEWFVQLLNDDQMMDGLVNSLWIGFGVVCLSVPIGLAAALMMTQIYERVRPYYYMVVVSPVLTPGVILGISTLVFWDRMGTAVNAEYESLFYNGMWLTIVGQSTFISAYCMLVFLARLARFDKTQEEAALDLGATHVQVFWKIMVPFLRPAIFSAAVLAFLTSFENYNTTVFTIQAESTLTTVLAGKVRMGTQPDLSALAVIIICVTLTGALIHEFLKQKERLAQVRQEKAAKAADRELADTMGL
- a CDS encoding LL-diaminopimelate aminotransferase produces the protein MNPEFHRIKRLPPYVFEEVNRMKAAARAAGEDIIDLGMGNPDTPTPQHIVDKLVETVQDGRTHRYSTSRGIPGLRKANAAYYKRRFGVDIDPETETIATLGSKEGLANLAMAITTPGDVILSPNPSYPIHPYGFIIAGAVVRHFEVGPDIDFFEALERGMQHCIPTPTCLILNFPSNPTAMTVDLAFYAKVVEYAKKHGMYILSDLAYAEIYFGDEKPPSILQVEGARDIAVEFTSLSKTYSMPGWRMGFATGNKKLIAALTRIKSYLDYGAFTPIQVAATAALNGPQDCVQEARDMYRVRRDVMISGMAAAGWSIPSPEATMFAWAPIPEPFKEMKSLEFSKLLLQEAKVAVAPGLGFGEHGDGFVRIAIVENEQRIRQACRNVKKFMADADKHLAAFKSR
- a CDS encoding ABC transporter permease — translated: MNDFLVIFMAVLLALLLQPLIQKKAGGLWSSVSAINFVRRNGPFISLYLIIAVVAWIVFMIVLPQLYMVDFSFRHNLPLAEIGGPNDVHTVKNYEYLIFGRQTDEEWLNWLHLTVFLKTMLASIFVTLLDLAICYPMAYYMAQVAKGGQARLLILALVVPFWVNEILRAFAFRILFGTGGVINNFLIYLGVWDEPFDFLRADIGLYAGLSYAYILLMIFPIFNAIESLDHNQVEAARDLGSPWWRIHWRVVIPHAKPGIASACTMVFMLSAGALAAPQILGGPSSLWFTQVIYQWFNTGGNWPQGSAYAFVLLIACIAFVMTVMKIFKVSLGEITK
- a CDS encoding OmpA family protein — encoded protein: MVIKQISPSLDGNAIKKHVSKLTVATSMLVLAGCSTPDWVNPGTWFDGGDGDAKRPEQIAQPESEYPKLGDVPDEAGKTVSVQEARDIEEGLKADRENAQYTDEQLRADTSQQPVPRPPAPVAPVAPAAPASGPAATAAPSPSVNATPIPQPGQVPVSSAPGQPGVKLMPNGAPVTTQNQAYAQIAPGTGTTVISGAGVNNVFQRQLAASAATTTTLPANTQFQSYPVQPIGNSAVAVSPIVRDTYNTPVALGYGNAVNGNHGVAVAGRTGSAAGVKPDAVIYFETGSSRIGAGDRSKLAQIASLQKQTGAMLRVVGHASGRTRELPLERHLMVNLRMSQERSSAVVTSLINLGVDSSKIIVESVSDQAPVTRETMPSTEAQNRRTEIFLVK
- a CDS encoding homoserine dehydrogenase translates to MKVGIAGLGTVGVGVIKVLRQHRQLLSDRSGSDFEIVAVSGRDRSKDRGVSLEGLTWYDNAVDIASDPNVDLVVELIGGSEGVAKDLCEAALNLGKPVVTANKALLAVHGQQLAKLAEGKKTTLAYEAAVAGGIPIVKAMREGLAGNAISRVYGILNGTCNYILTEMEETGGDFSAILSEAQALGYAEADPSFDVDGVDAAHKLAILTSLAFGTPVDFDSVYIEGIREVSALDISLAKEFGYRIRLLGVARKTDKGIEQRVHPCMVRQDTPIANVSGVFNAVVAEGDFVDTTVYEGRGAGEGPTASAVVADIVDIGAARTSPTFGIPVDKMVSIPAVPVEQHVGCYYVRLNVFDRPGVIADISAVFRDEKVSIESLLQRGRAPEEAVSVVLTTHEVQEAALCRALDQINEFDHSVDRPRMIRIAKL
- a CDS encoding PHA/PHB synthase family protein; the protein is MPEKNETLQTGELLETSKEFSENLMRISQKSQDLMTEFYNSQKNAEFDPDPFNIGGAFLDLSRKMTEDPTKLMQAQTELWQGYMNIWQNMATAATGDTVEPVIEPEKGDKRFRSEEWSKNQLFDYIKQTYLLTSKWINDTVADVDGMDDQSRQKVDFYTKQFTDALSPSNFFWSNPDVLKKTVESKGENLVKGLENLLEDLKKGKGQLNPRMVPDGVFEVGKNIAVTPGKVVYQNEMMQLLQYSPTTEKVYKKPLLITPPWINKFYILDLKEENSFIKWCVDKGYTVFIISWVNPDERHIDRNFEDYMSEGILAALDAIEETTGEKEVSAIGYCIGGTLMSATLAYLAAIGENRITACTFFAAQMDFEDAGELLLFTDEEQILMIERKMEAAGFLEGRNMATTFNMLRSNDLIWSFVINNYLMGKDPFPFDLLFWNCDTTNMPPKMHSFYLRNMYQRNLLKEPGGLTLGGQKIDLSKVKIPIFVQASKEDHISPFESVFKATKLMSGPSEFMLAGSGHIAGVINHPDANKYQHWIGNNKKKYDTAKDWMEDAQEVPGSWWPHWDKWLSKKSGPKVAARDPAKGKLKPIEDAPGSYVKMIAKSGKSEAD
- the argC gene encoding N-acetyl-gamma-glutamyl-phosphate reductase, which codes for MTNVNKKIKAGILGASGYTGAEAMRLLLRHPGVDVILLTADRKAGQSVEEVYPHLGGYGLPDMISVSEADWTTVDVVFCGLPHGTTQEIIATLPASVKVVDLSADFRLRDPDTYAEWYGHTHQAMDLQKEAVYGLTEFNRDDVKNARLVACPGCYPTAVLLAMVPLVAAGLIDPKDLVIDAKSGVTGAGRGLKQNTLFSEAGEGLSPYSVAKHRHAPEIEQEIAKAVGVPANDIRVNFVPHLVPMSRGELVTCHVKLSEGKTAADLKKHFQSVFENEPFVRVLSENAVPQTQMVRGSNLCVINVFEDRIPGRATVIASIDNLVKGSSGQAVQNMNLMFGFDETLGLEQAPLFP
- a CDS encoding gamma carbonic anhydrase family protein → MTTNILSFKGITPDIDGSVYIAPSADVIGDVVIGEKSSVWFNCVIRGDVNYIRIGKRSNIQDGTVIHVSNGTHPTIIGDDVLVGHNCIIHGCTLENGSFVGMGATVLDGAVVETGAMVAAGALLTPNKRVPTGQLWGGTPAKFIRDLTEDQQANLTSGAHHYAELAQVYKSEAED